The sequence below is a genomic window from Methylotuvimicrobium sp. KM2.
TCGGCATTTATTCATGTAAATTGAAAAATCTGCTTAGGTTTTAAGGAGGGATACCGAGCATTAAAAAAAGATAAAATCCTTGATCTCATCGCGATTCAAAAGCACGATTTGCTGCTCCATCGCTTCCCGATGCAGATCGTCCTTGCCGATTCGCATACTCAAAAGAAAATACGACAACAAGGCAGCCCGAATTTGAGTGACGCATTTACCGTCGACCATCCCGAAATCGCGCTCGATCACGCTTTTTTGCGCTTTGTTCAATCCCGGATGCGGACCGATTTCGATAGTCAACCACTTGTTCCACAAAGTGTCTGTGAAAGGAGGTTCGTCAGCCTTACCCAAAATAGAGACGCTATGAATACGTGCAAGAACGAAATCGCGGTAGTCGTTGTGAGTTACGCTGAAAGACCGAACGTGCCAACGCAAACCGTCGAACACCAAAGTATGAGGGTTGATTTGCAAAGTCTTAGGCTTAGGACTGGACAACGATTGATATGAAATCTCCAGCTCGAATTTAAAACGCACTGCCTGCACAACGCCGCGCAAAACTCGCGCATCAATTTGCCGTGCCAATGGATTGACGATTTCAACGGTTGGAAGATTGCCGACTAATGCGATCAAGGTTTCGTAACCGTTTTGTTGCTGTAATTTTAAAACCTGTAACAGCTCGCCGGTCGTTCCATCCATGAAACCGGGTTTGAACGAATCGTCGACCACATAGCGTTTCAAATACTTATCGTAACGAATATTTCCCGGGCACAGCGATTGATAAAGCGTCAAATCCTTCGAAGCCTGTACCCGACTGATGCCGAAATAATTAATCAACGTACCGGTCGAAATTTCGCCGCTCCAAAACACCGTTGCTTCCAGCAAAGTTAATCGATGACGCTGTTCCCATTTTAAATTCGGTTGCAAGAGATTACTCATGGTGTTAGAGTCATGAAAACTAAATTTATATATTAATTGGGGAATGGTTAAGAACTCTATCAGTAGCTTAGCAGGTATCAAGCGTAAGGGCAGGGCAGATGAAAAAATATTTTGCGCATAGTGGGAATGATTTCGGGAGTTGGCATTTGTTGAAAGAGCATTTGGAATCGGTCTCGAAATTAGCACATTCCTATACCGGAGGCTGGCGGGGTGAAGAGGAGGCAGCTCTAGCCGGATTGCTGCATGATTTAGGCAAATATGGCGATAGATTTCAAAATCGTTTACAAGGGCACGACCAGGGGCTTGATCACTGGTCGCAAGGCGCCTTTTTGGCATTGAAAAAATACGGATCGATAGCTGCCTCGATTGCAATACAAGGCCATCATATCGGCTTGCAAAGCCTTCAAAAAGAAGACTTGAAAAAATTAATTCCAGACAACTTGGCGAAATATCATCCGCAAAATTTACAGTTGAGCGATTCAGACATCGAACGATTACAAAACCGGCTGCATCAAGATGGCTTAGCCGCAAATAAACCAGTATCGCGATTATTTCCTCATGGGGTTGGTGAGTCGCAGGCGAGAATCGATAGCATGCTGGATGTTCGGCGGGTTTTTTCGGCATTGGTCGATGCGGATTTCATCGATACCGAAGCGCATTTTAACGGCGATGCAAATGGGAAAGCCCACCGTAAACCGGGACTCAAACTCAATGATGATGGTATAGCGCCTGCGGCATTGAAAAAGCTTTGCGACTCTATTGACGCTAAATCAGCCTTAGCCGATCAGGCTTCGGCGTTGCAGCAAGTCCGCCGACAATTATTGAATTCTTGCTTAACTAATGCTCGGCAATCAACAAGCATATTTACATTAACGGCGCCGACCGGCAGCGGTAAAACATTGAGCATGTTGAGCTTTGCTCTACAACATGCAATCCATAACAATCTGGAAAGAATCATTCTGGTGATTCCCTATTTGAGTATCATCGAGCAGACAGCTCAAATATATCGGGAAATCTTTGCCGAATTCGGCCCCGATTTCGTCCTGGAGCATCACAGCATGAGCGGTCTCGGCGAGGAAACTGCCGAATCCGACGCCGAAGGTTGCGAAGAGCGAGAACGCCAACTCAGACGGCAGCGCTTGTTGTCGGAAAACTGGGATGCCCCGATTGTCGTTACGACCAGCGTCCAGTTTTTGGAATCGTTATTTTCGAATAGGCCTTCCGCCTGCCGCAAAATCCATCGCATTGCCAACTCAGTGATATTATTCGACGAAGTGCAAACCCTACCGACTGATCTGGCGATTCCGACTCTGGCGGCGCTCAGTCATATCGGACATAGTTGGCAAAGCAGTGTCGTATTTGCCACTGCGACACAACCGGCTTTCGACCATCTCCACGCTGCGGTTCAAAAACAGTGCTCGTTTGGTTGGCAACCGACCATGCTCGTTAACGAGCATGGCGCTATGTCGAATGCCTTACGTCGTGTTGACTATGACTGGTTAGACGAAAAGCCGACCTGGAATGAGTTGGCGGCAATGTTGAATGAGCAAACGCAAGTTCTATGCATTGTCAATCTCAAGCGACATGCACAAATGCTTTGGGAAGCATTCGAGACGACGGACGAACTGTTTCATCTTTCCACGAATCTTTGCCCATTACATAGACAACAAGTTTTGAATGAAGTCAGGCAACGGTTGAAGGATGACCGGCCATGCCGCTTGATTGCGACACAGTGTATCGAAGCGGGTGTCGATGTCGATTTTCCTTTGGTATATCGCGCCTTTGCGCCGTTGGATGCCATCATTCAAGCGGCAGGGCGTTGTAATAGGGAAGGAAAATTGAACAAGGGGAAAACTATTGTCTTCACTCCCTGTTGCGACGGGAGGCTATATCCCGGCAAAACCTATGAGCAAGCATCCTCAGTAACGGCTAGCTTGAAACATGACTATGGCGAAGCTTTCGATCCTTATGACCCGAAGATTATTGAGCAGTATTACCGGCGGCTTTATACAGTGGCCGCACCGGAACAGCTCGGCAGACGGTTGAACGAAGCCGTTCAAGATTTAAATTTTGTCGATGTCGCAAAGCATTACAAGCTAATCAACAACGATACGATCAATCTGGTCGTACCTTACGATAGAGAGCTTTACGAGCAATTACGGGAACAGGCCGCAACAGAAGGGCTGACTTCGAAATGGGTCAAACAAGCGCGCTGTTTGAGTATCAGCTTGTATCGCCCCAAACCGGATGATGTGATTTGGGATAGCCTGGTGCCTGTGCAAGTTTTCAGAAACGGTCGGCACAGCCGAAAAGAAGATTGGTTTATCGTCAATCAAATTGAAGATTACGATGCGAATTTAGGCTATATCAAGCCCGATCACCTTAATCTGTATATTGCTTGAGTCTGCACAGATGGCTGAGGTCATTTATACCTGTCGGAGATCAAAATTCGGCACCGGGATGCCCGTCAAAGGACGCCGTGAATACGTCCATGTAGGCTCTA
It includes:
- a CDS encoding WYL domain-containing protein — encoded protein: MSNLLQPNLKWEQRHRLTLLEATVFWSGEISTGTLINYFGISRVQASKDLTLYQSLCPGNIRYDKYLKRYVVDDSFKPGFMDGTTGELLQVLKLQQQNGYETLIALVGNLPTVEIVNPLARQIDARVLRGVVQAVRFKFELEISYQSLSSPKPKTLQINPHTLVFDGLRWHVRSFSVTHNDYRDFVLARIHSVSILGKADEPPFTDTLWNKWLTIEIGPHPGLNKAQKSVIERDFGMVDGKCVTQIRAALLSYFLLSMRIGKDDLHREAMEQQIVLLNRDEIKDFIFF
- the cas3 gene encoding CRISPR-associated helicase Cas3', whose product is MKKYFAHSGNDFGSWHLLKEHLESVSKLAHSYTGGWRGEEEAALAGLLHDLGKYGDRFQNRLQGHDQGLDHWSQGAFLALKKYGSIAASIAIQGHHIGLQSLQKEDLKKLIPDNLAKYHPQNLQLSDSDIERLQNRLHQDGLAANKPVSRLFPHGVGESQARIDSMLDVRRVFSALVDADFIDTEAHFNGDANGKAHRKPGLKLNDDGIAPAALKKLCDSIDAKSALADQASALQQVRRQLLNSCLTNARQSTSIFTLTAPTGSGKTLSMLSFALQHAIHNNLERIILVIPYLSIIEQTAQIYREIFAEFGPDFVLEHHSMSGLGEETAESDAEGCEERERQLRRQRLLSENWDAPIVVTTSVQFLESLFSNRPSACRKIHRIANSVILFDEVQTLPTDLAIPTLAALSHIGHSWQSSVVFATATQPAFDHLHAAVQKQCSFGWQPTMLVNEHGAMSNALRRVDYDWLDEKPTWNELAAMLNEQTQVLCIVNLKRHAQMLWEAFETTDELFHLSTNLCPLHRQQVLNEVRQRLKDDRPCRLIATQCIEAGVDVDFPLVYRAFAPLDAIIQAAGRCNREGKLNKGKTIVFTPCCDGRLYPGKTYEQASSVTASLKHDYGEAFDPYDPKIIEQYYRRLYTVAAPEQLGRRLNEAVQDLNFVDVAKHYKLINNDTINLVVPYDRELYEQLREQAATEGLTSKWVKQARCLSISLYRPKPDDVIWDSLVPVQVFRNGRHSRKEDWFIVNQIEDYDANLGYIKPDHLNLYIA